Proteins encoded in a region of the Petrotoga sp. 9PW.55.5.1 genome:
- a CDS encoding ABC transporter ATP-binding protein: MIFLNNVEKKFGKTKVLDNISFNIQEGDVIAYVGPNGAGKTTTIKLILGLLKPSAGEVKVFSENPYSSLNARNKIDFVLDHPGVDDDLTAYENLKFYSKVYHAKVNNIDNILKKVELYGVRNKLVKTFSRGMKQRLTIARLFLREPKAIIMDEPTSGLDVDGKLLVRDLIKELTLTKIPMLISSHDLYELQQICNKVILIFNGKIVKMDSIENILKSESEDYQIIINDEAPNSLLRSLEMYGFTSYESKEKRIFIRLMAGKISDVINVISKENIEIKSIDKVQTTLEDVYRKEKKRDV; this comes from the coding sequence ATGATTTTTCTCAATAACGTTGAAAAAAAGTTTGGAAAAACAAAGGTTTTAGATAACATCTCATTCAACATACAAGAAGGGGATGTTATTGCTTATGTAGGACCAAACGGAGCTGGAAAAACGACAACTATAAAACTTATACTCGGACTTCTGAAACCTTCTGCTGGTGAAGTAAAAGTTTTCAGCGAAAATCCTTATTCAAGTTTGAACGCTCGAAATAAGATCGATTTTGTATTGGATCATCCAGGGGTGGATGACGATCTAACAGCTTATGAAAATCTTAAATTCTATTCAAAGGTATATCATGCAAAAGTTAATAATATAGACAACATTCTTAAAAAGGTTGAGCTTTACGGCGTTAGAAATAAACTTGTTAAAACATTTTCAAGGGGTATGAAGCAAAGGTTAACTATTGCACGCTTATTCCTAAGAGAGCCAAAAGCCATAATAATGGATGAACCAACAAGTGGGTTAGATGTAGATGGAAAACTTCTGGTAAGAGACCTTATCAAAGAGCTTACTTTAACTAAAATTCCGATGTTGATAAGTTCTCATGACCTATACGAGCTTCAGCAAATATGTAATAAGGTTATTCTTATTTTTAATGGAAAGATTGTGAAAATGGATTCAATAGAAAATATTTTAAAAAGTGAGAGTGAAGATTATCAGATAATTATAAACGATGAAGCACCAAACTCATTATTAAGATCCTTAGAGATGTATGGTTTTACTTCTTATGAGTCTAAAGAAAAAAGGATTTTCATAAGACTTATGGCAGGGAAGATATCTGATGTTATAAATGTTATTTCTAAAGAAAATATAGAAATAAAAAGTATAGACAAAGTACAAACAACTCTTGAAGATGTTTATAGAAAGGAGAAAAAAAGAGATGTTTAA